The following proteins come from a genomic window of Nostoc sp. ATCC 53789:
- a CDS encoding cytochrome P450, with the protein MTVNIMTLKDKVLKGHDRQLWLAPILDKVGYDTAIGKFLRLIFYYTDASIILKAWRDFLYIRKDNIGDKYFAVDQAIMHSSHSQVRELMQTQPQLRGNDLGIIRILAPSYLLDNPLSLGTNGNEHTGLRSVILQALPEPSQKIDFLGNLVEQSLLEAAKQGKLHIGNDLPKIMLSVLHQLVFQISLSEEEITASDSYIKGLVLASLPNFINKYLLAILTAPKIRHRQYLTKRYKQSAKWASYFETGAQYQLNEHQIANTLFDMIHIAGTAGTSALLGSVIGVLCLNNTLRNDVVSEINAVWNGKKTLDPDALEQLTLLNQVILETARLYPPVRFVSQLTTEGGEVEIGEQKCPFQKGTRLLGSILTANRDANRYQNPDDFDLTRNFSDILSWNGEGHERACPGKSLSIGFIKIFCLHLFQNYQWDSITEVKWDFEKVTAVTPNNLVLQGFTQRL; encoded by the coding sequence ATGACAGTAAATATTATGACACTTAAAGATAAAGTTCTCAAAGGTCACGATCGCCAGCTATGGCTTGCACCTATACTAGACAAAGTAGGTTATGACACTGCGATCGGCAAGTTTCTGCGTTTGATTTTCTATTATACAGATGCCTCAATCATACTCAAAGCATGGCGGGACTTTCTCTACATCCGTAAGGACAATATTGGAGACAAATATTTTGCGGTAGACCAAGCAATTATGCATTCCTCTCACTCTCAGGTGAGGGAACTAATGCAAACCCAACCACAACTGCGGGGAAATGATTTAGGCATCATCAGAATATTAGCTCCTAGCTACCTGCTTGATAATCCTCTGAGCTTGGGAACGAACGGTAACGAACACACAGGACTACGTAGTGTAATCTTACAAGCCTTACCAGAACCGTCCCAAAAGATAGACTTCTTAGGGAATCTAGTTGAGCAAAGCTTATTAGAAGCTGCTAAACAAGGCAAATTACATATCGGCAACGATTTGCCAAAGATTATGCTATCAGTTTTGCATCAACTGGTTTTTCAGATATCTTTATCTGAGGAAGAAATCACAGCATCCGATAGTTACATTAAAGGTTTGGTTCTCGCATCCTTGCCTAATTTTATTAACAAGTATCTGCTGGCAATATTAACAGCGCCAAAAATTCGGCATCGTCAATATTTAACCAAGCGATATAAACAATCAGCTAAATGGGCATCTTACTTTGAAACAGGCGCTCAGTATCAATTGAACGAACACCAAATTGCTAATACCCTTTTCGATATGATTCATATCGCTGGTACTGCCGGCACGAGTGCGCTTTTAGGATCAGTTATTGGTGTTCTCTGCTTGAATAATACTCTCAGAAATGATGTAGTGTCAGAAATTAATGCAGTCTGGAATGGTAAGAAAACTTTAGACCCAGACGCTCTAGAACAGTTAACACTTCTCAATCAAGTGATTTTAGAAACGGCTCGTCTCTATCCACCTGTGCGATTTGTTAGCCAACTCACTACTGAAGGGGGTGAAGTTGAGATTGGAGAACAAAAATGTCCATTCCAAAAAGGTACTCGTTTGCTTGGCTCTATTCTTACGGCTAATCGAGATGCCAACAGATACCAAAATCCAGATGATTTTGACCTAACACGGAATTTTTCAGATATTTTATCTTGGAATGGTGAAGGGCATGAGCGAGCCTGTCCTGGTAAATCCTTATCAATTGGCTTTATCAAGATTTTCTGTTTACATCTGTTCCAGAACTATCAATGGGACTCAATTACAGAAGTCAAATGGGATTTTGAAAAAGTGACTGCCGTTACTCCTAATAATTTAGTGCTACAAGGTTTTACTCAACGACTGTGA